From Brassica oleracea var. oleracea cultivar TO1000 chromosome C3, BOL, whole genome shotgun sequence, a single genomic window includes:
- the LOC106328135 gene encoding pentatricopeptide repeat-containing protein At4g19191, mitochondrial, whose product MSLVHRRLNRFGLSSVSAWNVQIREAVNRNDPAESLLLFREMKRQGFEPSNLTFPFVAKACAKLADIAYSKMVHTHVIKSTFWSDVFVGTATVDMFVKCNRLDYACKVFDEMPERDATTWNAMLSGFCQPGYTDKAFSLFREMRLGEISPDSVTVMTLIQSASFEKSLKLLKAVHGFGIRLGVDVQVTVANTWVSSYSKCNDLESAKLVFQGIDRSDRTVVSWNSMFKACAVFGEAFHAFGLYRLMLREEFKPDLSTFINLAASCQSPETLIQGRLIHSQAIRIGTDQDTEAINTLISMYSKSGDISSARLLFDVMSSRTCVSWTVMISGYTEKGDMDEALALFRAMKKTEVSPDLVTLLSLISGCGKFGSLEIGRWVDARADTYGFKRDNVMVCNALIDMYSKCGSVTEARDIFDNMSEKTVVTWTTMIAGYALNGVFLKALELFKTMIDLDYKPNHITLLAVLQACAHSGSLEKGWECFLTMKEVYNINPGLEHYSCMVDLLGRKGKLEEALELIRSMSCKPDAGIWGALLSACKIHRNVKVAEQVAECLFNLEPETAAPYVEMANIYAAAGMWDGFARIRSMMKVRNVKKYPGESVIQVDGKSHTFTVGERDHAEHETIYHVLDGLSLFAREKHTLHKETYVTPLVTCITTNTLHGEK is encoded by the coding sequence ATGTCCTTGGTTCACCGCCGGTTGAATCGTTTTGGATTATCCTCTGTTAGCGCTTGGAATGTTCAGATACGAGAAGCAGTCAACCGAAATGATCCGGCGGAATCACTTCTTCTATTCCGAGAAATGAAGCGCCAAGGGTTCGAACCCAGCAACTTGACCTTCCCATTTGTGGCCAAAGCGTGCGCTAAGCTCGCTGACATCGCCTACTCTAAGATGGTTCATACCCATGTTATAAAGTCTACGTTTTGGTCTGACGTGTTCGTTGGGACCGCGACGGTCGATATGTTCGTGAAATGTAATCGTTTGGATTATGCATGCAAGGTGTTCGACGAAATGCCTGAGAGAGACGCCACCACTTGGAACGCGATGCTCTCTGGTTTTTGTCAACCAGGTTATACAGATAAGGCGTTTTCTCTGTTTCGTGAGATGAGACTCGGCGAGATCTCACCTGATTCAGTGACCGTCATGACCTTGATTCAATCCGCTTCGTTTGAGAAAAGCTTGAAGCTTTTGAAGGCTGTGCATGGGTTTGGGATACGTTTAGGCGTAGATGTACAAGTTACAGTTGCTAATACTTGGGTTTCTAGTTACTCCAAATGTAATGATTTGGAGTCAGCAAAGTTAGTGTTCCAAGGTATTGACAGAAGTGACAGAACTGTCGTGTCTTGGAACTCAATGTTCAAGGCGTGTGCTGTTTTTGGTGAAGCGTTTCATGCGTTTGGTCTTTACCGGTTGATGCTGCGTGAAGAATTTAAACCGGATTTGAGCACATTTATTAATTTAGCAGCATCGTGTCAGAGCCCGGAGACACTAATACAAGGAAGATTGATTCATTCTCAGGCAATCCGCATTGGTACAGATCAAGACACAGAAGCGATCAATACCTTAATTTCAATGTATTCGAAATCAGGAGATATCAGCTCAGCGAGGCTTTTGTTTGACGTCATGTCTTCCAGAACATGTGTTTCTTGGACTGTGATGATAAGTGGGTATACTGAGAAAGGCGACATGGATGAAGCTTTGGCCTTGTTTCGTGCCATGAAAAAAACAGAAGTGAGTCCAGATCTAGTTACTTTACTCTCCCTCATTTCAGGTTGTGGAAAATTCGGTTCGCTAGAGATTGGAAGATGGGTAGATGCTAGAGCAGATACTTACGGGTTCAAGAGAGACAACGTCATGGTCTGCAATGCGCTTATTGATATGTACTCAAAATGTGGAAGTGTAACCGAAGCTCGTGACATCTTCGATAACATGTCTGAAAAAACTGTCGTCACATGGACTACAATGATAGCTGGATATGCATTGAACGGAGTCTTCCTCAAAGCTTTAGAACTTTTCAAAACTATGATAGATTTGGATTATAAACCAAACCACATAACGTTACTTGCCGTTCTCCAAGCTTGTGCTCATTCAGGCTCTCTAGAGAAAGGGTGGGAGTGTTTCCTCACCATGAAAGAAGTATACAACATCAATCCTGGACTAGAGCATTACTCTTGTATGGTAGATCTTCTCGGAAGAAAGGGAAAGCTTGAAGAAGCATTAGAACTCATCCGTAGCATGTCGTGTAAACCCGATGCAGGCATATGGGGTGCACTGCTTAGTGCTTGCAAGATCCACCGTAACGTGAAGGTGGCTGAGCAAGTGGCTGAGTGTCTTTTTAACTTGGAACCGGAAACGGCTGCGCCGTATGTAGAAATGGCGAATATATATGCAGCTGCTGGTATGTGGGATGGCTTTGCTAGGATTAGATCGATGATGAAAGTCAGGAATGTAAAGAAGTATCCAGGTGAAAGTGTGATTCAGGTGGACGGGAAGAGTCATACATTCACTGTGGGAGAACGTGACCATGCAGAGCATGAAACCATATACCATGTTTTGGATGGTTTGAGCCTGTTCGCGAGAGAGAAGCATACATTGCATAAAGAAACGTACGTTACACCATTAGTAACATGTATAACCACAAACACATTACATGGAGAGAAATGA